Proteins encoded together in one Asterias rubens chromosome 4, eAstRub1.3, whole genome shotgun sequence window:
- the LOC117289772 gene encoding suppressor of cytokine signaling 7-like, whose amino-acid sequence MVLEKPTTIQMSGLKKLSVRRSMKLPFGRKSSSKKSPNNSTSSSENNDGVVVILPIPESYMGEEEQNNSNDTEPGGKTTPSTAKLPSGKSHKWLFKNRRSESRSGEKRGPKISADLKYTEECDEPGSNSREKYKDSTALTNGDILEAEPVDDDQSKNPSTYHDSQSKLCGKGVGYVTPLRMGGELEYLLVEMKQKKINKECCACGDSDTNNVINGHKQYPEEGDNDAHIKVHETEDNFQENLDNRSYMRPPPPLFSTHTSPPRIPPKPAALRNRPLPAFAQGGSEEINNEELDNCEMPPRPPARPKNRALGKVAARPWQLGSTAPIDNRATVYEIVGPAPYESSLANELAKLPRQPWYWGPLTQAQAEEKLSTLPDGNFLVRDSSDERYLLSLSFNSHGRTLHTRIEHRNGLFSLNDSDGHTSIVELIECAVKESRSGVYGYMRDALGVQSFPARLTDWVSRFTEMRSLQHLCRFLIREVYPRHHIQMLPLPKKIKEYILENQY is encoded by the coding sequence ATGGTGCTcgaaaaaccaacaacaatcCAAATGTCGGGCTTGAAGAAACTGAGTGTGCGGAGGAGCATGAAGCTGCCGTTTGGCCGCAAATCAAGCAGTAAAAAGTCGCCCAATAATTCGACTTCTTCgtctgaaaataatgatggcGTAGTGGTAATCTTGCCTATCCCGGAAAGTTACATGGGCGAGGAGGAGCAAAACAACAGCAATGACACCGAACCGGGTGGTAAAACCACGCCAAGCACTGCTAAGTTACCGTCTGGAAAGTCACACAAATGGCTGTTCAAAAACAGACGATCAGAATCTAGAAGTGGTGAGAAAAGAGGACCGAAAATCTCAGCTGATTTGAAGTATACTGAAGAGTGTGACGAACCCGGAAGTAACTCGCGTGAAAAGTACAAAGACTCGACGGCTTTGACAAATGGCGACATCCTCGAAGCTGAGCCTGTTGATGACGACCAAAGTAAAAACCCATCTACTTATCATGACTCTCAGAGTAAACTATGTGGTAAAGGGGTGGGCTATGTCACACCACTCCGAATGGGAGGAGAACTTGAATATTTACTTGTTGAAATGAAACAGAAAAAGATCAATAAAGAATGTTGTGCTTGTGGTGATAGTGATACAAACAACGTCATAAATGGACACAAACAATATCCTGAAGAAGGAGACAATGATGCGCATATTAAAGTCCATGAAACTGAAGacaattttcaagaaaaccTTGATAACCGGTCTTATATGCGGCCACCACCCCCACTCTTCTCCACACACACAAGTCCACCACGAATTCCTCCGAAACCAGCTGCACTAAGAAATAGACCCCTCCCGGCCTTCGCTCAAGGTGGAAGTGAGGAAATTAATAACGAGGAACTGGACAATTGTGAAATGCCACCACGTCCACCAGCAAGACCAAAAAATCGTGCACTTGGGAAAGTAGCGGCAAGACCTTGGCAGCTTGGAAGTACTGCCCCCATTGACAACAGGGCTACGGTATATGAAATCGTAGGTCCCGCGCCTTATGAGAGTTCTCTAGCCAACGAGCTGGCTAAGCTTCCCCGCCAGCCGTGGTACTGGGGTCCCTTGACACAGGCCCAGGCAGAGGAAAAGCTTTCCACTTTGCCTGACGGAAACTTCCTCGTGAGAGATAGCTCAGACGAGCGGTACTTACTGAGTCTGAGTTTCAACTCCCACGGCCGTACACTGCACACGCGCATCGAGCATCGCAACGGCCTTTTCAGCTTGAATGATTCCGATGGGCACACCTCTATTGTGGAGTTGATTGAATGCGCCGTAAAGGAATCCAGGAGTGGAGTCTATGGCTACATGCGCGATGCACTGGGGGTGCAATCCTTCCCAGCGCGCCTGACGGACTGGGTGTCCAGGTTTACGGAGATGCGATCCCTTCAACACCTGTGTCGTTTTTTGATCAGAGAGGTGTACCCACGCCATCACATCCAAATGCTACCGCTACCCAAGAAAATCAAGGAATATATACTGGAGAATCAGTACTAA